One Mycobacteroides salmoniphilum DNA segment encodes these proteins:
- a CDS encoding alkaline phosphatase D family protein: MTAIPRRTVLRAALVGLAVAPAVACGPALVTARPRLTHGVASGFPRADGAVIWARSDRPANMIVETAATESFSDARRFTGPVLTPESDGTGRLRLTGLPADTEVHYRVTLDSEGTLSEPVTGVFRTAPTTAGNVRLIWSGDVAGQGFGINPDVGGMRIFRTMADRNPQFFIHSGDTVYADVPIPETLTLPDGRVWRNQVSEAKSAVAQTLEQYRGQHAYNLTDANYRYFNAHVPQLVQWDDHEVINNWYPGEIVENDKYTEKRVDVLARYGHRAFHEWQPTEPREAVDGLVYQRVSYGPLLDVFILDMRSYKDPNSPNRQQHGAIFGARQTEWLINAMASSKAVWKIVANDLPLALVVPDGKTNFEAVANGDNGPPLGRETELAHILSQLKARQVRNVVWLTADVHYTAAHEYAPARAAFTDFDPFWEFVSGPLNAGAGQEKPLDRTFGPRADFVHAAQPDQQSPLDGYQHFGQIDIDGGSGDLTVTLCDATGSALYTRSLARA; encoded by the coding sequence ATGACAGCCATCCCGCGCCGCACCGTCTTACGGGCCGCCCTAGTGGGGCTCGCGGTTGCCCCGGCCGTCGCGTGCGGACCGGCGTTGGTGACAGCGCGGCCGAGGCTTACTCACGGAGTGGCCAGCGGATTCCCCCGCGCTGACGGCGCGGTGATCTGGGCCCGCTCGGATCGTCCCGCCAACATGATCGTCGAAACGGCTGCCACCGAAAGCTTTTCAGATGCACGACGTTTCACCGGGCCGGTCCTCACGCCGGAATCGGACGGGACCGGCCGACTGCGCCTCACTGGCCTTCCCGCGGACACCGAGGTGCATTACCGGGTGACACTCGACTCAGAGGGAACACTGAGTGAGCCTGTCACCGGCGTCTTTCGGACTGCGCCAACGACCGCAGGAAATGTGCGGCTGATCTGGTCGGGCGATGTCGCCGGACAGGGGTTCGGCATCAATCCGGATGTCGGCGGAATGAGAATCTTCCGCACCATGGCTGACCGAAATCCGCAGTTCTTCATCCACAGCGGCGACACGGTGTACGCCGACGTGCCGATTCCCGAGACACTGACGTTGCCCGACGGAAGGGTCTGGCGAAATCAGGTGTCGGAGGCGAAAAGCGCTGTCGCACAGACTCTCGAACAGTATCGCGGTCAACACGCCTACAACCTCACCGATGCCAACTACCGGTACTTCAACGCACACGTGCCGCAACTTGTGCAGTGGGATGACCACGAGGTGATCAACAACTGGTATCCCGGGGAGATTGTCGAGAACGACAAGTACACCGAAAAGAGAGTGGACGTACTCGCGCGGTACGGACACCGGGCATTCCACGAATGGCAACCGACCGAACCCCGCGAGGCCGTAGATGGCCTTGTATACCAACGGGTCTCATACGGTCCACTGTTGGACGTATTCATTCTCGACATGCGCAGCTATAAGGACCCCAACTCCCCCAACCGACAGCAGCACGGCGCCATCTTCGGCGCCCGCCAGACTGAATGGCTGATCAACGCCATGGCGTCATCGAAGGCCGTATGGAAGATCGTCGCCAACGACCTGCCGCTCGCGCTGGTAGTACCCGACGGCAAGACGAACTTCGAGGCCGTCGCCAATGGCGACAATGGCCCACCGCTCGGACGGGAAACCGAACTGGCGCATATTCTCTCGCAGCTCAAGGCGCGGCAGGTTCGCAACGTGGTATGGCTGACAGCCGATGTGCACTACACCGCGGCGCACGAATACGCACCCGCGCGTGCCGCCTTCACGGACTTCGACCCGTTCTGGGAATTCGTGTCGGGACCACTCAACGCCGGTGCAGGCCAGGAGAAACCGCTCGATCGAACCTTCGGCCCGCGGGCCGATTTCGTCCATGCGGCACAGCCCGATCAACAGTCACCGCTGGACGGTTACCAGCATTTCGGACAAATCGACATCGACGGCGGAAGCGGCGATCTGACCGTCACCCTGTGCGATGCCACGGGCTCCGCGCTGTACACACGCAGCCTGGCGCGCGCTTAG